In Lolium rigidum isolate FL_2022 chromosome 7, APGP_CSIRO_Lrig_0.1, whole genome shotgun sequence, the DNA window TTGCCGACCATGTGATGCCAACAAAGagggacgccgccatcgcccgttgGTCATTCATCTAGTTTTCCTTGGCTTAAAGAAGCCCCGGCTCCATCTCGGGGTCACCGCTATTGCGCACAGCCGCAACCTGCCGCGCGTACTCCTCCTCTTGCCACCTTTGCCTGGCAGCGGCTTCTTCCGGAGCTTCGCGGCGACTTGTCGAGGACCCCTGGAATAATTACCACTCGTTCTCGTACAAAGCCTAGGCCTCGTCGACGGTCATTAACATGTTTTATGGAGCAAAGCTGTTCGCGGCATCTCCTCCTTCGCGCCTTTCCATCGTCGTGTTATGAGAGTGGTGGTGGCTTTGTGGGAGGCTAGCTTTTGAGAGCAGGTTGTGAACGACGAGTGTTCAGCGGAGCAGCCTATTCAACGTTggggtggaggacgaggccgTTGTGTCGCATTTACTCCGGTGGCCACGTTCGAGACACGCAACACCGTCGAGTGCGAAAGTGGAAGCGGCTACGACGGGCGCAACGCTACCACGTGGGGAAACCGTGCTGCCATAATGGgagaaaccggccggcccggtcttaATTAAAGTTGATCGTCTGGTGTGTCGATGACATGTTAGCCCTAGCCGTCGTGTGCATACGTGGCACGAGGCGTGGCTTGTGTCCGGCGTGCTCAGGGCGGACCCTGTGGGTCAAGGACAGCCTAGGAATGCCGGATAGTATATTGGACGACCATGCCGGACGTGAGACTGCATTTGAGAAACGCCGTTGTGGCCGATTTTTTTCTGGTCTCCCTATTTTCATTTGGAGGCCTAGTTGGGGAACCCGGCTAGCTAGCCCCACTGCTCTGATAGTGCTACTATATATATCATCTACAAATCATTGCCCCCAGCTCCACAAATCATTGCGTCATCCTCATATTCCCTCTAGCTAGGTGTCTGCCTGTCTCAacacggagagagagagagagagggaagacgATGGAGCAGAACAAAGCGAAGATGCCCATCAGATGCAAAGGTAATATAGCTCTCTTCTCTAGGCTACGTATGTGCGCTTCTCGTCTGCTTTCTTTGCCGGAACGCCTAGCTTGTGGCTAAACATGACACGTTTCAGCGGCGGTGAGCAAGGTGGCCGGGGAGCCGCTGGagatggaggaggtggaggtggcgccgccgcgggcgcacGAGGTGCGCATCAGGATCCTATGCACCTCGCTCTGCCACACCGATGTCACCTTCTGGCGCATGAAGGTACGTGCAGTTGCAGTTAATTCATCGCCTTTGTAGATGTCTGCAATTGCCTATTAATTGTTCACTAGGAGGCACGACTGGATATTTTACGGAATTCTCATTCCCTGGTTGATTATTTACTGGCGACATGCTGATTATATTTCAGTTTTgttcttgtgtgtgtgtgtgtgtgtgtaggatCTCCCAGCAATGTATCCGTCAATCCTGGGGCACGAAGCAACCGGGTAAATAATATCTGTCTCTGCCTCTCGATGACTGATTGCGAACTGAGTGGGAATTGCAGGGGATTCCCTTGCAAAAAATCAATAAAAAATTCTAGCGGATTGGCTAACTCAAAAACTCATGTTGTCGTTTGCAACAAAGCTTTTCTAGTAGAAGGACACGATATCGACCCGTTTAAATATTAATTGCTAAAAGTCGACGATGAGATCACACACTTTGTTTTTCCTGCAAAAAGAAAATTATCTAGGATCTCTAACCCGCACTACCCTAGCTAATTAGCTATATACCCTCTATTTAATGACAATTGGGTCCTGCCCTAAAATAATGTTGGTGGAAGAAAGTCGTCACTAGGTAGAAAAAAGTAATATTTCTTGTCTACCTTCTTTTCCCGTGGTTTGATGAAATAGTTAAAAAAACAGAATTAAGTGTTCGCTTAAGCGCTGAATGATGGAAAAACGTTTGGTTTACGCCCTAGGCAGGTACTTAAGTGCTCATAAGGccagtaacataacaaggctgtTTTGACTATTAAATTTGTATATGAATTGTGTAGGATTCATCTCATATGGAATTTTTTCCTACACTAGTTATTTGATTCATAGCAATATATCCTATAGTAAATAATCCTATAGAAATCTTGTATTGCAAAttttatagaaaaaaaaaacatgagatCAGACCTTACGAAAAATTTTGACACAATCAAAGAAAACTCATCTTTCTATAGAATTCAACAAGACATGACATCCTAATTCTatattttttctatttctatACTTTTCCTATCgtataaatcaaaggagccctaagggCGTAAGAGACTCTTGCTTTTTTACTATAGAATTGGCCCAATAAGGCCATTACCTAACCCTACTCAACTAAACCAAACTGAGTCATTCATCATTTCTAGTCCGTATACTCTGATCATCTCTTTTTTTCTCACACTGCACGCACACACGTACAACAATCATAGTGCCACTAATGGCGTAGCTCCTTCCTTGCCTTCGCATCCCCTTCCCCGGAGCAAGCACCACTCTCCTCTACCTCTCTGTTCCTGGATTGCTCTCCCATACGGTTCCGTACAGAACACTTAAGTGTTCTGTCCATAATTGCTCGCCCATACGGTTCCGTTCAGGACACTTAAGTTGTGCTTAAGCTCACTTAAAACTCCAATTCCTCTAAGTGGTGCCTCACAGCTCGCGCTTTTTTAAAAACCTTGTTTGATGATGACAAAGGGCAATATAAGTGATGTATTACTGACTGAAATCTTAAATTTTGGATGAGAACACACACTATAGTCTTATGCATTGTTCCTTGTGAATTCACTGGGTCTACTACTCTAGTAGCCTACACCAGCAACCGAAACCCAAAGGATTCCAAGCTTGCTAATTGTGTCCTTGACTCCTTGTTCGACCAGTGTGGTAGAGAGCGTGGGGGATGGGGTGGTAGAGGTGGCCGTCGGTGACACGGTGGTTCCCGTCTTCTCGGCGCAGTGCGGCGACTGCGCCGACTGCCTCTCGGACCGCAGCAACATCTGCTCAGGGCTGCCCATCCGCCCCGGCGGCATGCCACGCGATGGCACATCCCGCTTCTCCTTCGCCTCCACCGGCGAGCCAATCCACCACTTCATCTCCGTCTCCAGCTTCAGCGAGTACACCGTCGTCGATGTCGCGCATCTCGTCAAGATCGAGCCCGGCGGAATCCCGCACGAGATGGCCTGCCTGCTCAGCTGCTGCGTCTCCACGGGTACATTACTGGCCACTCAATCAACACCAAAAATCCTACTACTGTCTCCGTACTATAGCTAACACTGACTGACGCAGGAGTTGGGGCGGCGtggaaggtggcggcggtggagcccgGGTCGAGCGTCGCCGTGTTCGGGCTAGGCGCCGTCGGGTTAGCGGTATGTAACGACAGATAGCACAACTCGATACGATACGCACAGGGTGTAGGTGTACCAACTATATAATCACTATCTCCTCCCATGAGCTGTAGGTAACGCAGGGGTGCAGGATGCGAGGAGCTAAGCGGATCATTGGCATTGATTTGAACCCGGAAAAATTTGAGATCGGTAAGATAACGTGCGGTACTCCTACATTGTACAGTATTTTCTAGGCTAGCTAGTAGAATTACATTGGGGAAAACTTGTCGGAGTTAATCTGGTGAACAATTGCAggcaagaagctggggatcaccgACTTCATAGACCCAAACGGTACTGATGGGAGGACCGTGAGCGAGGTCTGATTCTGAATCGCTCACCCAATGTACCGATCATGCATGCGTTCTTGCCACTTGCTGGTAGCTGCTAACGAAGTTTCCATCGATCGTTCTTTGTCTAGGTCATCAAGGAGAtgaccggcggcggcgccgactACTGCTTCGAGTGCATCGGCTCGACGCCGGTCATGGCGGAAGCGTTCAAGAGCTCGCGAAAGGTAGGCACGTCTCACGCGCGTGACAGTCTGACAGAGAGTGCATTACATCTGCGCGAGTCATTTCATATGTTGCGAGCGTGAAGCCAGTAGCCACCCTTTTCTGATTCGTGATCGCTTGATTGGTCCAGGGCTGGGGGAAGACGATCGTGCTCGGCGTCACCAACGACGTGGCGCCGATCAGCATACCGTCGCATGACATCCTAAGAGGGCGATCGGTCGTCGGCTCGCTCTTCGGCGGGCTCAAGCCCAAGACAGACATCCCCGTCCTGGCACAGATGTATCTCGAcaaggagctggagctggaggaGTTCGTGACGCACGAGATGGGTTTCAACGAGATCAACACGGCTTTGGAGCTGCTCACCCAGGGGAAGTGCCTCAGGTGCATCATCTGGATGGACGGAGCCAGGGAGAAGGAGAACGTCGTCAAGGTCAAGCCAAAGGAAAATGGCCGCGCCTGCGAGGCGGCGTGACTGACTGATATCGCTGTCCTGGCTGACACGGCGCCTCGATCGATCGCGAGTCCTGGCTAGCCACCGGTACCATGCATAATCgctgtttatattttttttttaaatggggtATACCCTAGCTTCTGCATCacggatgatgcacacggccttttctatatctatacctaataataataaaggagctaacgtttccttggtttggtccgtctAAGTGTGTTTTCGTCCGACTTAAAGTACGTTTTCGTCCGCCTTGGCTCGCCATCAGTTTGCGTTCGTGTTCCTGAAGGAAACCGATCGACGGACCAGATCGTGGCTCTACGCCTAGATCCCGTAGCAGGAGCCATCCAAATACAACACCCCCGGTTTCACGACATACGTGAGAGGATACGAGATCGATGCGTATGAGTTCGAAGTTATATATATGTGCAATGCAACATACTCGTCGTGTATGGCAATTGTCAAAAAAGTACTCGTCGTTCATGGCAAGTTGTAACCTTCTGTATATAGCTTCCATGTATATATAAATATACAAGCATCCTCACGGCCAGCCACGCGGCTGAAGCGTTAGTTGTTGTCGATCACGTCGGAGAAGTGCAGATCCTGGCAGTCGA includes these proteins:
- the LOC124673896 gene encoding alcohol dehydrogenase-like 2, whose translation is MEQNKAKMPIRCKAAVSKVAGEPLEMEEVEVAPPRAHEVRIRILCTSLCHTDVTFWRMKDLPAMYPSILGHEATGVVESVGDGVVEVAVGDTVVPVFSAQCGDCADCLSDRSNICSGLPIRPGGMPRDGTSRFSFASTGEPIHHFISVSSFSEYTVVDVAHLVKIEPGGIPHEMACLLSCCVSTGVGAAWKVAAVEPGSSVAVFGLGAVGLAVTQGCRMRGAKRIIGIDLNPEKFEIGKKLGITDFIDPNGTDGRTVSEVIKEMTGGGADYCFECIGSTPVMAEAFKSSRKGWGKTIVLGVTNDVAPISIPSHDILRGRSVVGSLFGGLKPKTDIPVLAQMYLDKELELEEFVTHEMGFNEINTALELLTQGKCLRCIIWMDGAREKENVVKVKPKENGRACEAA